A single window of Archangium gephyra DNA harbors:
- a CDS encoding transposase: MKRPLPDGTTHLLFTGLEFLRRVASLVPPPRANLTRFHGVFAPGAHLRPFLVPQAGEEEASVALEAAASKEPMKERPSGVDWAEVLSRTFDFDVLACVRCGGRRRLLAYVKQAGAVRAILEHLGLPTAGASLTPAPAPPQAAWC; the protein is encoded by the coding sequence ATGAAGCGCCCGCTGCCGGACGGCACCACGCACCTGCTCTTCACCGGGCTGGAGTTTTTACGGCGTGTGGCGTCCCTGGTGCCTCCGCCTCGGGCAAACCTCACGAGGTTTCACGGCGTCTTCGCTCCAGGCGCACACCTGCGGCCATTTCTGGTCCCCCAAGCAGGTGAGGAGGAGGCGAGCGTGGCGCTTGAAGCAGCGGCCAGCAAGGAGCCGATGAAGGAGAGGCCGTCGGGAGTGGACTGGGCGGAGGTGCTCAGCAGGACGTTCGACTTCGACGTATTGGCCTGCGTGAGGTGTGGAGGCCGGCGGCGGCTCTTGGCGTACGTGAAGCAAGCCGGAGCAGTGCGAGCTATTCTGGAGCACCTGGGCTTGCCCACGGCAGGTGCCAGCCTGACCCCGGCGCCAGCGCCACCCCAGGCCGCGTGGTGTTGA
- a CDS encoding DUF4256 domain-containing protein has protein sequence MKKGWPAEIWHTTDCKTSSASPSKSFQAIARLTRPFSGGHADGMKKSNGNKRELPLGQREEILRTLKARFEKNMNRHQGLQWAKVQARLEANAEKLWSLHEMERTGGEPDVVGHDKKTGEYIFYDCSAESPKGRRSVCYDREGLESRKEHRPDNSAVDMAAAMGIELLTEEQYRELQKLGEFDTKTSSWVKTPSDIRKLGGALFGDRRYDNVFVYHNGAQSYYAARAFRGSLRV, from the coding sequence ATGAAGAAGGGCTGGCCCGCGGAGATATGGCACACAACCGATTGCAAGACATCGTCAGCAAGCCCAAGCAAATCATTCCAGGCGATTGCGCGCTTGACACGCCCATTCAGCGGAGGACATGCTGACGGCATGAAGAAAAGCAATGGCAATAAAAGGGAGTTGCCGCTCGGACAGCGTGAAGAAATACTCAGAACATTGAAGGCCCGGTTCGAGAAAAACATGAACCGCCATCAAGGTCTTCAGTGGGCCAAAGTACAAGCAAGGCTGGAGGCCAACGCTGAAAAGCTGTGGTCACTCCATGAAATGGAAAGAACCGGCGGTGAGCCGGATGTCGTGGGTCATGACAAAAAGACGGGCGAATACATTTTCTATGACTGTTCAGCGGAAAGTCCCAAGGGCCGCAGAAGTGTTTGTTACGACCGTGAAGGGCTGGAATCAAGGAAGGAGCATCGGCCAGACAACAGCGCTGTGGATATGGCTGCTGCCATGGGCATCGAGCTTCTGACGGAAGAGCAATATCGAGAGCTGCAGAAGCTTGGCGAGTTCGATACGAAAACGTCGAGCTGGGTGAAGACACCTTCTGATATCAGAAAGCTCGGCGGTGCCCTCTTTGGCGATCGCCGCTACGACAATGTCTTCGTGTATCACAATGGTGCGCAGTCTTATTATGCCGCCAGGGCGTTCCGTGGCTCGCTGAGAGTCTGA
- a CDS encoding aspartyl/asparaginyl beta-hydroxylase domain-containing protein: MNSRDAVPDSLRLPLRFDARRLREDLARLAPEEWIAHFNTSTYEGEWSGVALRAVGGVAGRLYPDPAASEPFADTPVLERCPGVREVLSAFACPIQSVRFLKLAAGARIREHRDYRLGYEDGEVRLHIPVVTSPAVGFFLSGQRVLMGEGECWYLNVNQPHRVDNTGDVDRIHLVLDCVLDDWLRELFARAAREAADAA, translated from the coding sequence ATGAACTCGCGGGACGCCGTGCCGGACAGTCTGCGGTTGCCGTTGCGCTTCGATGCGCGGCGCCTTCGGGAGGACCTGGCGCGCCTTGCCCCGGAGGAGTGGATTGCCCACTTCAACACGAGCACCTACGAGGGCGAGTGGAGTGGTGTGGCGTTGCGTGCGGTCGGAGGGGTCGCCGGGCGGTTGTACCCGGACCCCGCCGCGAGCGAGCCCTTCGCGGATACGCCCGTGCTGGAGCGCTGCCCCGGGGTCCGGGAGGTGCTGTCCGCCTTCGCCTGCCCCATCCAGTCGGTCCGGTTCCTCAAGCTGGCCGCCGGAGCCCGCATCCGTGAGCACCGCGACTACCGGCTCGGTTACGAGGACGGCGAAGTCCGGCTCCACATTCCCGTGGTGACCTCCCCGGCCGTGGGCTTCTTCCTGTCCGGCCAGCGCGTCCTCATGGGGGAAGGCGAATGCTGGTACCTGAACGTCAACCAGCCACACCGTGTGGACAACACCGGGGACGTGGACCGCATCCACCTGGTGCTGGACTGCGTGCTCGATGACTGGCTGCGGGAACTCTTCGCGCGCGCCGCGCGGGAGGCCGCCGATGCCGCATGA
- a CDS encoding alpha/beta fold hydrolase: MERFVEVAEGVSLWVESRGPEDAPAILLIMGSTVSGLVWPDELVEALARGHRVIRYDHRDTGASTWAFDRVPYSATRMAEDALAILDALGLERAHVVGLSLGGFLVQWLLVAHPERLLSATVIGAPALEGAPARANVTARAPVDPGLYEFWRHMFEPREREAQIEWRVENWRRLNGGKIPFDAEEFRALERRIIVHAGRHDTSDAHARADPSGLARGAELVHVTVPTLVIATPQDPTNPESNSRFLAETLPRSSLVTIDGMGHTIPRAVVPPLAAAILGHIETGARGAVLPVKA, from the coding sequence ATGGAACGCTTCGTCGAGGTCGCTGAGGGAGTCTCGCTCTGGGTCGAATCACGGGGTCCGGAGGATGCGCCCGCCATTCTGCTCATCATGGGCTCCACCGTTTCGGGACTCGTCTGGCCCGACGAGCTCGTGGAGGCCCTGGCCCGCGGGCACCGGGTCATCCGCTATGACCACCGGGACACCGGAGCGTCCACCTGGGCTTTCGACAGGGTTCCCTACTCCGCGACCCGGATGGCCGAGGACGCACTGGCCATCCTCGATGCGCTCGGCCTCGAGCGCGCGCACGTCGTGGGCCTGTCGTTGGGAGGCTTCCTGGTGCAGTGGCTCCTGGTCGCGCATCCCGAGCGGCTGCTCAGCGCGACGGTCATCGGGGCGCCCGCCCTCGAAGGCGCGCCCGCCCGCGCCAACGTGACGGCGCGAGCCCCCGTGGACCCCGGCCTGTACGAGTTCTGGCGTCACATGTTCGAGCCGCGTGAGCGCGAGGCGCAGATCGAATGGCGGGTGGAGAACTGGCGCAGGCTCAACGGAGGGAAGATTCCCTTCGATGCCGAGGAGTTCCGTGCGCTCGAGCGGCGCATCATCGTCCACGCCGGCCGTCACGACACCTCGGATGCCCATGCGCGGGCCGACCCGTCCGGACTGGCTCGAGGGGCGGAGCTCGTTCACGTCACCGTGCCCACGCTCGTCATCGCCACCCCTCAGGATCCCACCAATCCCGAGTCCAACTCGCGCTTCCTGGCGGAGACCCTGCCGCGCTCGAGCCTGGTGACGATCGACGGGATGGGGCACACGATTCCACGTGCCGTCGTGCCCCCGCTCGCGGCGGCGATCCTGGGCCACATCGAGACCGGAGCGAGGGGGGCCGTCCTGCCGGTCAAGGCTTGA
- a CDS encoding ATP-binding protein, which yields MQPSSSLRAPLARSTLLKMGARIGLIVALSTLFSYLHMLHALRTEAIERLEQHVVERGEREQSIFLLAEDNHALFKKALVERIRTLQHEEEEVYARFDRLFVRLPDGTVRNRPEGLDGTRMVQVFIPPHVPLDAEFRTRLLATYDVLSWFGPAFHVRFSTTYVTFPEGAIAGFWATLPTWVQDLPPDFSVASYEDFPLAQPENNPQRRTAWTGIFKEVVSNLWLTSVTTPVDLGGRHIASVGHDVLLGELMTRTINDHLPGAYNMLFRDDGQLIAHSELKLEGTTSAYNILSNTEQPDAAVKRLGSAEKAAHLRAIFERVKSRAPGQTVLELPENDEYVAVTKLRGPGWTLVTVLPGHVVSQPALLAARYVLLLGILSLLLELVIMYQVLRQQITRPLQSFTEATDKVAAGDFNVALDTTRHDELGQLAQAFRLMADEVQRREVALCEANEGLEQRVEERTRELKDVHLQLVQTARRAGMAEIATNVLHNVGNVLNSVYTASQVAKERVKGMRVEHVERVARMIHEHQSDLSTFLTEDGRGRHLMPFLDKLGQNLVEDRQEIVLLLDDVGRYTEHIGDIVKVQQNYARIPRMHEQVSLPGLLEDALRINFAGLVRHQVKVQRHIAPLPPVMTDKHKTLMILVNLISNAKYAMDEVAPSERLLTVRLEQVADRIRISIHDNGMGIAPELLTRIFQYGFTTRDEGHGFGLHSSAIAAQELDGSLAVHSEGPGHGATFTLEIPHIAVARSA from the coding sequence ATGCAGCCATCGTCCAGCCTTCGTGCTCCCCTGGCCCGTTCGACGCTCCTCAAGATGGGGGCGCGTATCGGGCTCATCGTGGCTCTCTCCACCCTCTTCAGCTATCTCCACATGCTCCACGCCCTGCGCACCGAGGCGATCGAGCGGCTGGAGCAGCATGTCGTGGAGCGCGGCGAGCGCGAGCAGTCCATCTTCCTGTTGGCGGAGGACAACCATGCCCTCTTCAAGAAGGCCCTGGTGGAGCGGATCCGGACCCTCCAGCATGAAGAAGAGGAGGTGTATGCCCGCTTCGACAGGCTCTTCGTGCGGTTGCCCGACGGCACGGTCCGCAACCGTCCCGAGGGCCTCGATGGAACGAGGATGGTGCAGGTCTTCATTCCCCCACATGTGCCCCTCGATGCCGAGTTTCGCACCCGGCTGCTGGCCACGTACGACGTGCTCTCCTGGTTTGGTCCCGCGTTCCATGTCCGCTTCTCGACGACCTACGTGACCTTTCCGGAGGGCGCGATCGCGGGCTTCTGGGCGACTCTCCCCACCTGGGTCCAGGACCTCCCGCCTGATTTCTCGGTCGCCTCCTACGAGGATTTCCCCCTGGCTCAGCCCGAGAACAATCCCCAGCGGCGCACCGCCTGGACGGGCATCTTCAAGGAGGTTGTCTCCAATCTCTGGCTGACCTCGGTCACCACACCGGTGGACCTGGGCGGCCGCCATATCGCTTCGGTCGGCCACGATGTCTTGCTCGGCGAGTTGATGACCCGCACCATCAATGATCACCTGCCCGGGGCCTACAACATGCTCTTCCGCGACGATGGGCAGCTCATCGCCCATTCCGAGCTGAAGCTGGAGGGCACCACCAGCGCCTACAACATCCTGAGCAACACCGAGCAGCCCGACGCCGCGGTCAAACGCCTCGGCTCCGCGGAGAAGGCGGCCCACCTGCGCGCCATCTTCGAGCGGGTGAAGAGCCGCGCGCCCGGTCAGACCGTCCTGGAACTGCCGGAGAACGATGAGTACGTCGCCGTGACGAAGCTGCGGGGCCCCGGCTGGACTCTGGTCACGGTGTTGCCCGGACACGTGGTGTCCCAGCCCGCCCTGCTCGCGGCGCGCTACGTGCTGTTGCTCGGCATCCTGTCGTTGCTGCTGGAGTTGGTCATCATGTACCAGGTGCTGCGGCAGCAGATCACCCGCCCCCTGCAATCCTTCACCGAGGCAACGGACAAGGTGGCGGCCGGTGACTTCAACGTGGCGCTGGACACCACGCGCCATGACGAGCTGGGGCAACTGGCCCAGGCCTTCCGGCTCATGGCCGACGAGGTGCAGCGGCGCGAGGTGGCCCTGTGTGAGGCCAACGAAGGGCTGGAGCAGCGGGTGGAGGAGCGCACCCGCGAACTCAAGGACGTCCACCTGCAACTGGTGCAGACGGCCCGGCGCGCGGGCATGGCGGAGATCGCCACCAACGTGCTGCACAACGTGGGCAACGTGCTCAACAGCGTCTACACCGCCTCCCAGGTGGCCAAGGAGCGGGTGAAAGGGATGCGGGTGGAGCACGTGGAGCGGGTGGCCCGTATGATCCATGAGCACCAGTCCGACCTGTCCACCTTCCTCACCGAGGACGGGAGGGGGCGCCACCTCATGCCTTTCCTGGACAAGTTGGGGCAGAACCTGGTCGAGGACCGCCAGGAGATCGTCTTGTTGCTCGATGATGTGGGCCGCTATACCGAGCACATTGGCGACATCGTCAAGGTGCAGCAGAACTACGCCCGGATTCCGCGTATGCACGAGCAGGTGTCGCTGCCGGGGCTGCTGGAGGACGCGCTGCGCATCAACTTCGCGGGGCTGGTGCGCCATCAGGTGAAGGTGCAGCGTCACATCGCGCCCCTGCCTCCAGTGATGACGGACAAGCACAAGACGCTGATGATCCTGGTGAACCTGATCAGCAACGCCAAGTACGCGATGGACGAGGTGGCACCGAGCGAGCGGCTGCTGACGGTGAGGCTGGAGCAGGTGGCCGACCGGATTCGCATCTCCATCCACGACAACGGCATGGGGATCGCGCCGGAGCTGCTCACGCGCATCTTCCAATACGGTTTCACCACGCGCGACGAGGGGCACGGCTTTGGCCTGCACTCCAGCGCCATCGCGGCGCAGGAACTGGACGGCTCCTTGGCCGTCCACAGCGAGGGGCCCGGCCACGGCGCCACCTTCACCCTGGAAATCCCTCACATCGCCGTTGCTCGGAGCGCGTGA
- a CDS encoding aspartyl beta-hydroxylase, translated as MTRDETLLAEWIPLRVHAREGGFVVEWCYLGGQRFTEPFFDDTLQSRFRYPFNWLFRHQTSLEELLALEARSPGLPPTGLIFHMSRCGSTLLAQTLAALPRNVVLSEPAPVDTVLRARWGQETPTEEQRIAWLRGMVGVLGQKRHAPEQHLFIKFDAWALLQWPLIQRAFPGVPWLFLYREPVEVMASHQRHRGAHMVPGVLEPALLGWSPEQLPGMHPEEYGARVLGSLCEAALRAWESRSGPARLVEYRELPAVIPSLFAELFGLEPSAEELAVMREAMGRDAKNPVLAFEDDSAMKQRALTGPAREAVERWVRPQYARLEAARRGGGGW; from the coding sequence ATGACGCGGGATGAGACGCTGCTGGCCGAGTGGATTCCCCTCCGCGTCCACGCGCGCGAGGGCGGGTTCGTCGTGGAGTGGTGCTACCTGGGCGGCCAGCGCTTCACCGAGCCCTTCTTCGACGACACGCTTCAAAGCAGGTTCCGCTACCCCTTCAACTGGTTGTTCCGCCACCAGACGTCCCTCGAGGAGTTGCTCGCGCTGGAGGCCCGGAGCCCCGGGCTGCCCCCCACGGGGCTCATCTTCCACATGTCGCGCTGCGGCTCGACCCTGCTGGCACAGACGCTGGCGGCGCTGCCTCGCAACGTCGTGCTCTCCGAGCCGGCGCCCGTCGACACGGTGCTGCGCGCGCGTTGGGGGCAAGAGACTCCCACCGAGGAACAGCGCATCGCGTGGTTGCGCGGGATGGTGGGCGTGCTCGGGCAGAAGCGCCATGCGCCCGAGCAGCACCTGTTCATCAAGTTCGATGCGTGGGCCCTGCTGCAGTGGCCCCTGATTCAGCGGGCCTTCCCGGGCGTGCCGTGGCTCTTCCTGTACCGGGAGCCCGTGGAGGTGATGGCCTCGCATCAGCGGCACCGCGGTGCCCATATGGTGCCCGGCGTGCTCGAGCCCGCGCTGCTGGGGTGGAGCCCGGAGCAGCTCCCCGGCATGCACCCCGAGGAGTATGGTGCCCGCGTCCTGGGCTCCCTTTGTGAGGCCGCCCTGCGGGCCTGGGAGTCGCGGAGCGGGCCCGCGCGGCTCGTGGAGTACCGCGAGCTTCCCGCGGTGATCCCCTCCCTGTTCGCGGAGCTCTTCGGGCTGGAACCTTCGGCGGAGGAGCTCGCGGTGATGCGTGAGGCGATGGGGCGGGATGCCAAGAATCCCGTCCTTGCGTTCGAGGACGACTCCGCCATGAAGCAGCGGGCGTTGACCGGCCCCGCGCGTGAGGCCGTGGAGCGGTGGGTGCGTCCCCAGTACGCGCGGCTGGAAGCAGCCAGGCGCGGAGGCGGCGGATGGTGA
- a CDS encoding efflux RND transporter permease subunit, whose protein sequence is MPRFFIDRPIFAWVIALFIIMAGVLAIPNLPVSQYPNVAPPQLTISTYYPGASPEDIYQSVTRVIEEELNGTKSLLYFESTSEATGAITITATFAPGTDPALAAVELQNRVKRVEPRLPFAVTQQGLQIDEAGSGFLMLVTLRSTDGSFDELSLGDYVSRNVLNELRRIPGVGRAQPFSFERAMRIWVDPLRLRGVGLTTQDVMNAIRAQNAQVAAGSLGAPPGPATQKVTATVLVKGQLTSPEEFGAIVLRANEDGSSVRLRDVARVELGGQSYTISSRLNGQPSAAIGIQLSPTGNALATSKAIRAKMEELARFFPPGVAYDVPYDTAPFVGVSIEKVLYTLAEAVLLVFLVMFLFLQNIRYTLIPTLVVPIALLGTCAVMYALGFSINVLTMFAMVLAIGILVDDAIVVIENVERIMSEEGLSPREATQKAMKQITGAVIGITLVLSAVFVPMGFFPGSVGVIYKQFSLTMVVSILFSALLALSLTPALCASFLKPVTRGHAHASTGFFGWFNRGFERTSHAYRGFVGRTLHRAGRFMLIYAAVFAALGWLFVQLPSSFIPSEDKGFIILGVQGPAEATVNRTLDAVVQMEKTLLAEPGVERVVAILGFSFYGQGQNAALSFATLKPWSERGAEDSAGAIAGRVNGALSAVRDAFIFAFAPPPIEGLGTTGGFAFRLEDRAGLGQEALAAARNQLVAAAAQSPILSGVAFEGLENSPQVELRIDREKASALGITFAEINEALSINLGSAYSNDFPNAGRMQRVIVQAEGSRRMQTEDVLALNVRNREGTLVPLSAFATVDWRMGPSQVIGYNGYPSARIGGNAAPGRSSGEAIREMERLASQLPRGFGFDWSGQSLQEIQSGSQAPFLIALSLLFVFLCLAALYESWSIPLAVLLVVPLGVLGSVLAVMLRGMNNDVYFKVGLITIIGLSAKNAILIIEFAQELRAQGRPLLDAVIEAAQLRFRPILMTSLAFTLGVVPLAIATGPGAASQRAIGTGVLGGMLSATVLAVIFVPVFYVFIMKLLSPRTVPTGETRLPEATN, encoded by the coding sequence ATGCCTCGTTTCTTCATCGACAGGCCCATCTTCGCCTGGGTCATCGCGCTGTTCATCATCATGGCGGGCGTGCTCGCCATCCCCAACCTGCCGGTGTCGCAGTACCCCAACGTGGCGCCGCCGCAGCTCACCATCTCCACCTACTATCCGGGCGCGTCGCCCGAGGACATCTACCAGAGCGTCACGCGCGTCATCGAGGAGGAGCTCAACGGCACGAAGTCGTTGCTCTACTTCGAGTCGACCAGTGAAGCGACGGGGGCGATCACCATCACCGCGACCTTCGCGCCGGGGACGGACCCAGCGCTGGCCGCCGTCGAGCTCCAGAACCGTGTCAAACGGGTCGAGCCCCGGTTGCCGTTCGCCGTGACGCAGCAGGGCCTGCAGATCGACGAAGCGGGCAGCGGCTTCCTCATGCTGGTGACGTTGCGCTCCACGGACGGCTCCTTCGACGAGCTCAGCCTGGGGGATTACGTCTCGCGCAACGTGCTCAATGAGTTGCGGCGCATTCCGGGCGTGGGCCGGGCGCAGCCCTTCTCCTTCGAGCGCGCCATGCGCATCTGGGTGGATCCCCTCCGGCTGCGGGGCGTGGGTCTCACCACCCAGGACGTGATGAACGCCATTCGCGCGCAGAACGCCCAGGTCGCGGCGGGCTCGCTCGGCGCCCCCCCTGGACCGGCGACCCAGAAGGTCACGGCGACCGTGCTGGTGAAGGGCCAGTTGACCTCGCCGGAGGAGTTCGGCGCCATCGTGCTTCGCGCGAACGAGGATGGTTCCTCGGTGCGCCTGCGGGACGTGGCCCGCGTGGAGCTGGGCGGGCAGAGCTACACCATCTCCTCACGGCTCAACGGCCAGCCGAGCGCGGCGATCGGTATCCAGTTGTCTCCCACGGGCAATGCCCTCGCGACCTCGAAGGCGATCCGCGCGAAGATGGAGGAGCTGGCCCGGTTCTTCCCGCCGGGAGTCGCCTACGACGTTCCCTATGACACGGCCCCGTTCGTGGGAGTGTCCATCGAGAAGGTCCTCTACACGCTCGCCGAGGCGGTGCTCCTGGTCTTCCTGGTGATGTTCCTGTTCCTCCAGAACATCCGCTACACGCTCATTCCCACGCTCGTCGTCCCCATCGCCCTGCTCGGCACCTGCGCGGTGATGTACGCCCTGGGGTTCTCCATCAACGTGCTCACCATGTTCGCCATGGTGCTCGCGATCGGCATCCTCGTGGATGACGCCATCGTGGTGATCGAGAACGTGGAGCGCATCATGAGCGAGGAGGGCCTGTCTCCGCGGGAAGCCACGCAGAAGGCCATGAAGCAGATCACGGGAGCCGTCATTGGCATCACGCTGGTGCTCAGCGCCGTCTTCGTGCCCATGGGCTTCTTCCCTGGCTCCGTGGGCGTCATCTACAAGCAGTTCTCGCTGACGATGGTGGTGTCCATCCTGTTCTCGGCGCTGCTCGCCTTGTCCCTGACGCCGGCGCTCTGCGCGAGCTTCCTGAAGCCCGTCACCCGGGGGCACGCGCACGCGAGCACGGGGTTCTTCGGCTGGTTCAACCGCGGCTTCGAGCGCACGTCCCACGCCTACCGTGGTTTCGTGGGCCGCACCCTGCATCGTGCCGGCCGGTTCATGCTCATCTACGCCGCGGTGTTCGCGGCCCTCGGCTGGCTGTTCGTCCAACTCCCCTCGTCCTTCATCCCGAGCGAGGACAAGGGCTTCATCATCCTCGGGGTGCAGGGGCCCGCGGAGGCCACGGTCAACCGGACGCTGGACGCGGTGGTCCAGATGGAGAAGACGTTGCTGGCGGAGCCGGGCGTGGAGCGGGTCGTGGCCATCCTGGGTTTCAGCTTCTACGGCCAGGGTCAGAACGCGGCCTTGAGCTTCGCGACGCTGAAGCCCTGGTCGGAGCGAGGAGCGGAGGACAGCGCCGGGGCCATCGCCGGGCGGGTGAACGGGGCGCTGTCGGCGGTGCGGGATGCCTTCATCTTCGCGTTCGCGCCTCCGCCCATCGAGGGACTGGGGACCACGGGAGGCTTCGCCTTCCGGCTGGAAGACCGGGCGGGCCTGGGACAGGAGGCGCTCGCCGCCGCGAGGAATCAACTGGTGGCGGCCGCCGCCCAGAGTCCCATCCTCTCCGGCGTGGCGTTCGAGGGGTTGGAGAACTCGCCGCAGGTGGAGCTCCGCATCGATCGCGAGAAGGCGAGTGCGCTCGGCATCACGTTCGCGGAGATCAACGAGGCCCTCTCCATCAACCTGGGCTCGGCCTACTCCAATGACTTTCCCAACGCGGGCCGGATGCAGCGGGTGATCGTCCAGGCGGAGGGAAGCCGGCGCATGCAGACGGAGGATGTCCTCGCGCTCAACGTGCGCAACCGAGAGGGGACGCTGGTGCCCTTGTCAGCCTTCGCCACGGTGGACTGGCGGATGGGGCCCTCCCAGGTCATTGGCTACAACGGCTACCCCTCGGCCCGTATTGGCGGCAACGCGGCTCCCGGCCGTTCGAGTGGTGAAGCCATCCGGGAGATGGAGCGCCTGGCGAGCCAGCTCCCGCGCGGGTTTGGTTTCGACTGGAGCGGGCAATCCCTGCAGGAGATCCAGTCGGGCTCGCAGGCCCCGTTCCTGATCGCCCTGTCCCTGTTGTTCGTGTTCCTGTGCCTGGCGGCCCTCTATGAGAGCTGGTCCATTCCCCTGGCCGTGTTGCTCGTGGTTCCCCTGGGAGTGCTCGGCTCGGTGCTGGCCGTCATGCTCCGGGGGATGAACAACGATGTCTACTTCAAGGTCGGACTCATCACGATCATTGGCCTGTCGGCGAAGAACGCCATTCTGATCATCGAGTTCGCCCAGGAGCTCCGGGCCCAGGGCAGGCCGCTGCTGGACGCGGTGATCGAAGCCGCGCAGTTGCGCTTCCGTCCCATCCTCATGACGTCGCTGGCCTTCACGCTGGGCGTGGTTCCGCTCGCCATCGCGACCGGGCCCGGCGCCGCCAGCCAGCGAGCCATTGGCACGGGGGTGCTCGGGGGGATGCTGTCCGCCACGGTGCTCGCGGTGATCTTCGTGCCGGTCTTCTACGTCTTCATCATGAAGCTGCTCAGCCCGCGGACCGTGCCAACCGGAGAGACGCGTCTCCCAGAAGCCACGAATTGA
- a CDS encoding transposase: MSLLSDVLTVFLRAVFALQRRRARRQGLRGGQVGAVSFIQFFGSALQVTPHFHSLVPDGVFVPREGGVRFEALPPPTQGEVEQLLRVVRHRVLRLLEKRGALPAQGPEDALQAYQAHSRLTARAGPRQRPSSPPPLQSATSQHFYSIPLAESMKGVRTGGTGTAIEGPHERLRAGDVLPDRRP; encoded by the coding sequence GTGAGCCTGCTCTCGGACGTCCTCACCGTCTTCCTGCGCGCGGTGTTTGCCCTGCAGCGCCGAAGGGCACGGCGGCAGGGCCTGCGGGGTGGGCAAGTCGGGGCCGTGTCGTTCATCCAGTTCTTCGGCTCCGCCTTGCAGGTGACGCCGCACTTCCACTCGCTGGTGCCGGACGGTGTCTTCGTGCCGCGGGAGGGCGGCGTGCGCTTCGAGGCGTTGCCGCCGCCCACGCAAGGAGAGGTGGAGCAGTTGCTGAGGGTGGTGCGTCATCGGGTGCTGCGCCTGCTGGAGAAAAGAGGAGCCCTGCCCGCGCAAGGGCCCGAGGACGCGCTGCAAGCGTACCAGGCGCACTCCCGGCTCACTGCTCGGGCGGGCCCCCGTCAGCGGCCCTCCTCGCCACCTCCGCTCCAGTCCGCCACCTCTCAACATTTCTACAGCATCCCGTTGGCCGAGTCGATGAAGGGAGTGAGGACGGGGGGGACGGGAACCGCGATAGAAGGTCCCCATGAGCGACTTCGAGCAGGCGACGTTCTTCCGGACCGACGACCTTGA
- a CDS encoding Nif11-like leader peptide family natural product precursor → MPHEAFERFRALVLREPELQGRLRDVRDPAAFLELVVRLGEERGCHFTSEEVRAVWQEARRAWFERWP, encoded by the coding sequence ATGCCGCATGAGGCGTTCGAGCGCTTTCGTGCCCTCGTCCTGCGTGAGCCCGAGTTGCAGGGACGGCTCCGGGACGTGCGGGACCCGGCGGCCTTCCTGGAGCTCGTCGTGAGGCTGGGCGAGGAGCGGGGCTGCCATTTCACCTCCGAGGAGGTGCGTGCCGTCTGGCAGGAGGCGCGCCGTGCCTGGTTCGAGCGGTGGCCATGA
- a CDS encoding class I SAM-dependent methyltransferase — MAPAPPSQKEDEEDLAAFELPFFQRLVVQLWAMVLGLITRLTDAVLLVGRPALVRPYVGLWLSERLRSPYRARRSFEVVLALRATGQRMRELIYGETPLMSALWVFRRAGVGPGSRVVDLGAGRGRVLLAARWLGAEARGVELLAEHVTRMAHWLAPAGITLVQGDAAQAELSDATHVFTNWLALTPETKARLVARLRTCAPGTRVLTVLHPIEAEDFVRLSSHRVLFTWGLERVWIHEYRP; from the coding sequence ATGGCCCCTGCACCCCCCAGCCAGAAGGAGGATGAGGAGGACCTTGCGGCGTTCGAGCTTCCGTTCTTCCAGCGCCTCGTCGTGCAACTCTGGGCGATGGTGCTCGGGCTCATCACCCGGCTGACGGACGCGGTGTTGCTGGTGGGGCGTCCCGCGCTGGTGCGGCCCTATGTGGGCCTGTGGCTCTCCGAGCGGCTGCGCTCGCCCTACCGGGCCCGGCGTTCCTTCGAGGTAGTGCTCGCGCTCCGGGCCACGGGCCAGCGCATGCGCGAGCTCATCTACGGGGAGACGCCCCTCATGTCGGCGCTCTGGGTGTTCCGGCGCGCCGGCGTGGGCCCAGGCAGCCGGGTGGTGGACCTGGGGGCGGGGCGGGGGCGGGTGCTGCTCGCGGCGCGGTGGCTCGGGGCCGAGGCTCGGGGCGTGGAGTTGCTCGCCGAGCATGTGACGCGCATGGCGCACTGGCTGGCCCCCGCCGGCATCACGCTCGTGCAGGGGGACGCGGCCCAGGCGGAGCTGTCGGACGCCACCCACGTCTTCACCAACTGGCTGGCGCTCACCCCGGAGACGAAGGCCCGGCTCGTGGCGCGCTTGCGCACCTGTGCGCCCGGCACGCGCGTGCTAACGGTGCTGCACCCCATCGAGGCGGAGGACTTCGTGCGCCTGTCGAGCCACCGTGTCCTCTTCACCTGGGGGCTCGAGCGCGTGTGGATCCACGAGTACCGGCCTTGA